A portion of the Adhaeribacter radiodurans genome contains these proteins:
- a CDS encoding S8 family serine peptidase, translated as MGKQRNSWLLLVLFILPAVCFSQKILPPSLNNNQQKLAPVLRQKAPPSIGNRYRVQVTNPVEFANWLRHKLPIATLQKQSETTNIFLLANLSSSDVTKILHCSLVKYVDVPDRIPQEELILRNTDLTANNVTAVHAKFPALKGNGLAASIKENPFDTTDIDLKNRIIRTSALKGTATMHATTMATLLAGAGNSAPSGRGVAPNARLASSDFSNLLPDDASTLVTQEISVQNHSYGVTPENYYGLEAQAYDQQCRENPLLMHVFSAGNAGDQAINTGLYANLAGWANLTGQFKTSKNTLSVGATDTSGQISPLSSRGPAYDGRIKPELVAFGEGGSSESAALVSGMALLVQQAYREQTGTLPTAALVKAAFINSADDLGRPEVDFEAGFGQADALGAVQAIQEKRFFTGQVTSNQVATFTIPVPTNSQLLKVTLVWHDLEAEPNAPKALQNDLDLTLINNTTNKHWLPWVLSSYPHPDSLRLPARRAADHLNNVEQITLTQPVNGSYEIQVKGFQVVQGAQAFSVVYEVQTEELTWNYPTSGTWLQTGGRHRLRWQNLASNPSSGKLEYRLLPHGAWRVINDKVAITTNQFDWQVPDTTAFAQLRLTTGNKEVVSDTFNLAPALPLQVGFNCGDEVLFFWPKQAGVSEYQIYQLGDLYLEPLTRTADTTFLVNKNTSKSNYYAVAPVWQGVVGPRSYTLDYTQAGCYVKSFLPRQLVTDTVAFEVELSTYYGVQTVSLEKIENGIFRTVQTISPENQVNFTFFDPTPRSGRNEYRVRVLAQMQASFYSQTEGVFYTQPEFIQLFPNPITRGNDVNIVVESDAEVPIEVYDQLGRKVNQFNELGVVKAIPTTNLKPGMYFIRVQSANNKWLVARLVVL; from the coding sequence ATGGGGAAACAACGCAACAGTTGGCTGCTATTGGTTCTGTTTATCTTACCTGCTGTTTGTTTTTCCCAGAAAATCTTGCCACCCTCTTTAAATAATAATCAGCAAAAACTGGCTCCGGTTCTGCGCCAGAAAGCGCCGCCTAGCATTGGTAACCGTTATCGGGTACAAGTAACCAATCCGGTTGAATTTGCTAATTGGTTGCGGCATAAACTGCCTATAGCAACTCTCCAGAAACAATCCGAAACGACCAATATTTTTCTGCTGGCTAATCTTTCTTCTTCCGATGTAACTAAGATACTTCACTGCTCTTTAGTAAAATATGTGGATGTGCCGGACCGGATACCTCAAGAGGAATTAATCTTACGAAATACCGATTTAACGGCTAACAACGTAACAGCCGTACATGCGAAATTTCCGGCTTTAAAGGGCAATGGCTTGGCAGCTTCTATAAAAGAAAATCCTTTTGATACTACTGATATTGATTTAAAGAACCGCATTATTCGTACGTCAGCATTAAAAGGAACCGCCACTATGCATGCTACCACCATGGCTACTTTGTTGGCCGGAGCGGGTAATTCAGCTCCTTCGGGCAGAGGTGTAGCCCCCAATGCGCGTTTAGCTTCTTCTGATTTTAGCAACTTGCTTCCCGATGATGCCAGCACTTTAGTAACGCAAGAGATTTCGGTACAGAACCATTCGTACGGCGTAACACCCGAAAATTATTATGGCCTCGAAGCGCAAGCCTACGATCAACAATGCCGGGAAAACCCTCTATTAATGCACGTTTTCTCGGCGGGTAATGCAGGTGATCAAGCCATTAACACCGGACTTTACGCTAACCTGGCTGGTTGGGCAAATCTAACGGGTCAGTTTAAAACATCTAAAAACACCTTAAGCGTAGGCGCTACCGATACTTCCGGACAAATAAGCCCACTCAGCTCCCGTGGGCCGGCTTACGATGGCCGCATAAAGCCGGAATTAGTAGCTTTCGGGGAAGGTGGCTCTTCTGAATCAGCGGCTTTGGTTTCGGGTATGGCTTTATTGGTGCAGCAAGCTTACCGGGAACAAACCGGCACCTTACCGACCGCAGCCTTAGTTAAAGCGGCATTTATTAACAGTGCCGATGATTTAGGCCGGCCAGAAGTAGATTTTGAAGCAGGTTTTGGTCAGGCCGATGCTTTAGGAGCGGTACAGGCAATTCAGGAAAAACGTTTTTTTACAGGCCAGGTTACTAGCAACCAAGTAGCTACTTTTACTATTCCGGTACCCACGAATAGCCAACTTTTAAAAGTTACCTTAGTCTGGCACGACCTGGAAGCAGAACCCAATGCTCCAAAAGCCTTACAAAACGATTTAGATTTAACTTTAATTAATAATACTACCAATAAGCACTGGCTACCTTGGGTATTAAGTTCTTATCCGCACCCCGACTCCTTACGTTTACCCGCCCGACGAGCGGCCGATCACTTAAATAATGTGGAACAAATAACGCTAACCCAGCCGGTAAATGGCTCTTACGAGATTCAGGTAAAAGGCTTTCAGGTAGTTCAGGGAGCGCAGGCATTTAGCGTTGTGTACGAGGTGCAAACCGAAGAACTAACCTGGAACTATCCCACGTCCGGCACCTGGCTTCAGACGGGTGGACGGCACCGGCTACGGTGGCAAAACCTGGCAAGTAATCCTTCTTCTGGTAAACTGGAATACCGGCTTTTACCCCATGGAGCCTGGCGAGTAATTAACGACAAAGTAGCTATAACCACTAATCAATTTGATTGGCAAGTGCCCGATACGACTGCTTTTGCCCAATTACGTTTAACCACCGGGAACAAAGAAGTAGTGTCCGATACTTTTAACTTAGCCCCTGCATTACCGTTGCAAGTTGGTTTTAACTGCGGCGACGAGGTTTTGTTTTTCTGGCCTAAACAAGCTGGAGTTTCAGAATATCAGATTTATCAACTCGGCGATCTATATCTGGAACCCTTAACTCGAACAGCCGATACCACATTTTTAGTAAATAAAAATACTAGTAAGTCTAATTACTACGCAGTGGCTCCCGTTTGGCAAGGAGTAGTAGGCCCCAGAAGTTATACCCTCGATTATACCCAGGCAGGTTGTTACGTAAAAAGTTTTTTGCCTCGACAACTGGTAACCGATACAGTAGCATTTGAGGTGGAACTAAGCACGTATTATGGCGTGCAAACGGTTAGTTTAGAAAAAATAGAAAACGGCATTTTCAGAACTGTACAAACTATAAGTCCGGAGAATCAGGTAAATTTTACTTTTTTCGATCCAACTCCTCGGTCCGGCCGAAACGAATACCGGGTGCGGGTATTGGCCCAAATGCAAGCTTCCTTTTATAGCCAAACTGAAGGCGTGTTTTATACCCAACCCGAATTTATTCAGTTGTTTCCCAATCCAATTACCCGCGGAAATGACGTAAACATTGTAGTAGAAAGTGACGCCGAAGTTCCCATTGAGGTATATGACCAACTGGGGCGAAAAGTTAACCAATTTAACGAACTAGGAGTTGTAAAAGCCATACCTACTACTAATTTAAAGCCGGGCATGTATTTTATAAGAGTACAATCTGCTAATAACAAATGGCTGGTTGCCCGATTAGTGGTATTGTAA
- the mutM gene encoding DNA-formamidopyrimidine glycosylase — MPELPEVETYRRYFEETALGQTVVDLKAEDPRRQLTLDYDTLLNALKGKQFVGTHRIGKHFLVNLSSGNVLVLHFGMTGDLAYYRDEEDTPRFARVVFYFSNGFRLAFIDSRKFGRIGIAASIEEYQKKKALGPDALDITLPQLQASIEKRKAPIKPLLLDQKILAGIGNWIADEVLFQAKINPVKPANTLSDSELKHLHQAIQLVLQTAIEHEAIYQTFPKSFLIHARGWDDTVETTAAERQICPRHGTPLEVAKVGGRTTYFCPICQPL; from the coding sequence ATGCCCGAACTACCCGAAGTAGAAACTTATCGTCGTTATTTCGAAGAAACTGCCCTTGGCCAAACCGTAGTAGATTTAAAAGCCGAAGATCCGCGGCGGCAACTAACCCTTGACTACGATACCTTGTTAAACGCTTTAAAGGGAAAGCAATTCGTAGGTACTCATCGCATCGGGAAGCACTTTTTAGTAAATTTAAGTTCGGGCAACGTATTGGTGCTCCACTTTGGCATGACCGGCGATTTGGCTTATTACCGCGACGAAGAAGATACGCCCCGATTTGCCCGCGTTGTTTTTTACTTCAGCAATGGGTTCCGGCTGGCCTTTATTGATTCGCGTAAATTTGGACGAATTGGCATAGCCGCTTCTATAGAAGAATACCAAAAGAAAAAAGCTTTGGGCCCAGATGCGCTCGATATTACTTTACCGCAATTACAAGCCAGTATAGAAAAGCGTAAAGCTCCCATAAAACCCTTGTTGCTCGATCAGAAAATACTGGCAGGTATTGGAAACTGGATTGCCGACGAGGTATTATTTCAGGCCAAAATAAATCCGGTAAAACCAGCCAATACCCTCAGCGACTCCGAGCTAAAGCATTTACACCAAGCCATTCAGCTTGTATTACAAACGGCCATTGAACACGAAGCCATTTATCAAACCTTTCCAAAATCTTTCCTGATTCATGCCCGTGGTTGGGACGACACAGTGGAAACAACGGCTGCCGAACGGCAAATTTGTCCCCGGCATGGTACTCCGCTGGAAGTGGCAAAAGTGGGTGGCCGCACTACGTACTTTTGCCCTATTTGTCAACCCCTTTAA
- a CDS encoding ABC transporter permease, whose product MFRNYIKIALRHLWKYPAFSGINVLGLAIGISACLVIYLLVRFELSYDTFHPDKERIYRVVSHIGIADETYKNSGVSGAVPSAMEQEVTGLVSVAAFHLLYLQQVHIPEPKGKIKKLDFTADPNSGGQYAIITGPQYFSVFQYKWLAGNPRTALREPYKVVLSEKQASKYFGWDKASNYLGKTLSYLDGRDTLTVTVSGVVKDWQQNTDFHFTEFISLATARNLKWQDNLQLKNWDGTSSSSQLIVKLAPGIKPTQVEKQMPALFYRHAEKNEFNAKRVFLLQPLSDIHFNADYGGDFVRLAHRPTLYALMGVAVFLLLMAAINFINLATAQSVQRAKEIGVRKVLGSNRLSLITQFLSETLVLTLTAVLLAVLLTNPLISAFASFLPVGLHLPITDPVILLFLIGLTGITTLLAGFYPALVLSATAPIQSLKGLISVATTRKAYLRKTLILFQFSLSQIFILGTLIVSTQINFMRSQDMGFRQDQIVTFETDWRDQSQKKFVLLNKIRQMPEVAQVSLSSSTPARSGYNTIVLKFINGKKEISLHVHNKSGDENFIHLYGIKLLAGRNVFPNDTLREVLINETYAKALGFKNTSEAVGQYLLLDKQKLPIVGVVADFHVQSLHTAIVPTFIGTENKYARTISLKLSTRGRQLNQVKATLAKIEQEFKTLYPDQKFDYAFFDDTIAHFYDREQKIATIVRWATGLAIFISCLGLLGLVAFTITQRTKEIGIRKVLGASVTSIVSLLSQDFLKLVLLANLVAWPLAWWAMHQWLDNFAYRAPISWSLFALAGIAAVAIALLAVSFQAVKAAVANPVKSLRTE is encoded by the coding sequence ATGTTCCGGAATTACATTAAAATAGCCCTGCGCCATCTGTGGAAATATCCTGCTTTTTCGGGCATTAACGTGCTGGGTTTAGCCATTGGCATTAGCGCCTGCTTAGTTATTTACCTGCTCGTGCGGTTTGAATTAAGTTATGATACCTTTCATCCGGATAAAGAACGGATTTACCGGGTAGTATCGCACATTGGCATTGCTGATGAAACTTACAAGAACAGTGGCGTATCGGGGGCGGTACCTAGTGCCATGGAGCAAGAAGTAACCGGACTCGTCAGCGTGGCTGCCTTTCATTTGCTTTACCTGCAGCAGGTGCATATTCCGGAACCAAAAGGAAAAATAAAAAAATTGGATTTTACCGCTGATCCTAATTCCGGTGGTCAGTACGCCATTATTACTGGTCCCCAGTACTTCTCGGTTTTTCAATACAAATGGCTGGCTGGTAATCCCCGGACAGCGCTCCGGGAACCATATAAAGTAGTATTATCGGAAAAGCAAGCGAGTAAGTATTTTGGCTGGGATAAGGCAAGTAATTACCTCGGTAAAACCCTTAGTTACCTGGATGGCCGCGATACCCTAACTGTAACGGTTTCGGGAGTAGTTAAGGATTGGCAACAAAATACCGATTTCCATTTTACCGAATTTATTTCCCTTGCCACCGCGCGAAATTTAAAATGGCAGGATAACCTTCAATTAAAAAACTGGGATGGGACCAGCTCCTCTTCGCAGTTAATTGTAAAACTAGCTCCCGGCATTAAACCCACTCAGGTAGAAAAGCAAATGCCAGCTTTATTTTACCGGCACGCAGAAAAAAATGAGTTTAACGCAAAGCGCGTCTTTTTGCTACAGCCCCTCTCTGATATTCATTTTAACGCTGATTATGGCGGTGACTTTGTGCGGTTAGCGCACCGCCCTACCCTTTATGCGCTTATGGGGGTGGCGGTTTTTTTACTTTTAATGGCTGCTATTAATTTTATTAATCTGGCTACCGCCCAATCGGTGCAAAGAGCTAAAGAAATTGGCGTGCGCAAAGTATTAGGCAGTAATCGTTTAAGTTTAATTACTCAGTTTCTGAGCGAAACCTTGGTTTTAACCTTAACGGCGGTATTACTGGCAGTGCTGCTTACCAATCCTTTAATAAGTGCTTTTGCATCTTTTTTACCGGTAGGGCTTCACTTGCCTATAACTGACCCTGTTATTTTACTTTTTTTAATTGGCCTTACGGGTATTACTACTTTGCTGGCTGGTTTTTACCCGGCACTGGTACTTTCCGCTACCGCGCCTATTCAATCTTTAAAAGGCCTGATTTCTGTTGCTACTACCCGCAAAGCCTACCTTCGTAAAACCTTAATATTATTTCAATTTTCGCTTTCTCAGATCTTTATTCTGGGCACCTTAATCGTTAGCACACAGATTAATTTTATGCGCAGCCAGGATATGGGTTTTCGGCAAGACCAAATTGTAACGTTTGAAACCGATTGGCGCGACCAAAGTCAGAAAAAGTTTGTGTTGTTAAATAAAATCCGGCAAATGCCTGAAGTGGCCCAGGTGAGCCTGAGTAGTTCTACCCCGGCCCGTAGCGGCTATAATACCATTGTATTAAAGTTTATCAACGGGAAAAAAGAAATTAGCCTGCACGTGCATAATAAATCCGGCGACGAAAATTTTATTCATTTGTATGGAATTAAGCTTTTAGCCGGACGTAATGTATTTCCTAACGATACCTTACGGGAAGTTTTAATTAACGAAACCTACGCGAAAGCCCTGGGTTTTAAAAATACCAGCGAAGCAGTGGGGCAGTATTTACTCCTCGATAAACAAAAATTACCCATTGTGGGGGTAGTCGCCGATTTTCACGTGCAGTCTTTACATACCGCTATTGTACCAACGTTTATCGGTACCGAAAATAAATACGCGCGCACAATCAGCCTGAAATTATCTACCCGGGGCAGGCAACTAAACCAGGTAAAAGCTACCCTGGCTAAAATTGAACAAGAATTTAAAACCTTGTACCCCGATCAGAAATTTGATTACGCTTTCTTCGACGATACCATTGCGCATTTTTACGACAGAGAGCAAAAAATTGCGACTATTGTTCGTTGGGCTACTGGCCTGGCTATTTTTATTTCCTGCCTGGGCTTGCTGGGTTTAGTAGCCTTTACCATTACCCAGCGCACCAAAGAAATTGGCATCCGCAAAGTGCTGGGTGCTTCGGTAACTTCAATTGTTTCGCTGCTCTCGCAAGATTTTCTAAAGTTAGTATTACTAGCAAACCTGGTAGCCTGGCCTTTAGCCTGGTGGGCTATGCACCAATGGTTGGACAACTTTGCCTACCGCGCCCCAATCTCGTGGAGTTTATTTGCCCTGGCGGGTATAGCAGCAGTAGCAATTGCCTTACTGGCTGTAAGTTTTCAGGCAGTTAAAGCGGCTGTGGCTAACCCGGTAAAAAGCTTACGAACGGAGTAG
- a CDS encoding ABC transporter permease, translating to MLQTHLKTAWRHIRRNKVFSFINVVGLALGLTSLLLIALYVFDELTFDRFHKNTADIYRLVEHRVTPEGKETNIGGAGYQISERAKVEFPEIKNAVRLVALSRTNVSTPENTNVFYEDFWISNSGFLQTFDFEMLYGNRQTALTAPHSVVVTEETARKLFNTTDVLGRRIKAELDSVPFQITGVLKNFPANSQFSFNLLFSETTFPPTAFTDDWDSHNFFTYFLLDSRASVPAVAAKINRLAASHRSADNKDRINFTLQPLKEVHFNSEGIENTLGRTGSITYIYVFSLVAVFILLLACINYMNLTTALFTKRAKEVGVRKMIGASRKNLVNQFLSEAFLTTLLALGFALLLVKLLLPAFNTFTEKQLTLNSATDYRIWLGLGIIMLLVGLLAGIYPALFQSRLKPLELFKNKMPVGNDSISLRRFLVVLQFSVSITMMVATLVVYQQMLYVQTKDMGFTKSQLVVIDINSGQVRRGAGTIKNELAKLPRVKAVTVSSRVPGEWKNLPKVSVKNSNTTGEMREMYFLGVDEQFLATYQINLLKGRNFRTGSLADSTAVLLNETAARQLGIQEPAEQIVQIPATNFGGNSEPLKQPYRVRVVGIVKDFNFQTLREPLAPMVIAFQKNPIHSIDYFTVRMGPANASETIKQMEAVLHGVDQDHLFEYHFLDDQWSLFYRDDKIRQTIFLAGAVLAILIGCLGLFGLATFAAEQRTKEIGIRKVLGASVQSIVFMLSKDFLKLVLLAAIIAFPVAGYAMHQWLQDFAFRIHLGWWIFALAGGMALLIALFTISFQAIKAAVANPVKALRSE from the coding sequence ATGCTGCAAACTCACCTAAAAACTGCCTGGCGCCATATCCGGCGAAACAAAGTGTTCTCTTTTATTAATGTGGTAGGATTAGCCTTGGGTTTAACCAGCTTGTTGCTGATTGCCCTTTATGTTTTTGATGAACTTACTTTTGACCGGTTTCATAAAAATACCGCGGATATTTACCGGCTGGTAGAACACCGGGTTACCCCAGAAGGCAAGGAAACGAATATTGGGGGCGCGGGGTACCAAATCTCCGAAAGAGCAAAAGTTGAATTTCCGGAAATTAAAAATGCTGTACGGTTGGTAGCTTTAAGTCGAACGAATGTTTCTACGCCCGAAAACACAAATGTTTTTTACGAAGATTTCTGGATTAGTAATTCCGGATTCTTACAAACCTTCGACTTTGAGATGCTTTATGGGAATCGCCAAACAGCTTTAACCGCGCCTCATTCAGTGGTAGTAACCGAAGAAACTGCCCGAAAATTATTTAATACCACCGATGTGTTAGGCCGCCGAATAAAAGCTGAACTAGACAGCGTTCCTTTTCAAATAACCGGCGTTCTCAAAAACTTTCCGGCAAATTCGCAGTTCTCTTTTAATTTGCTTTTCTCCGAAACTACCTTCCCGCCAACTGCCTTTACCGATGATTGGGATTCGCATAATTTTTTTACTTATTTTTTATTGGATAGCCGAGCGAGTGTCCCCGCTGTAGCAGCTAAAATAAATCGATTGGCTGCTTCCCACCGCAGCGCAGATAATAAAGACCGGATTAATTTTACTTTACAGCCTTTAAAAGAAGTCCATTTTAATTCGGAGGGGATAGAGAACACTTTAGGTAGAACGGGTAGCATCACCTACATCTACGTTTTTTCGCTGGTTGCCGTGTTTATTCTGCTGTTGGCCTGCATCAATTACATGAATTTAACTACTGCGCTTTTTACGAAGCGAGCCAAAGAAGTAGGCGTGCGTAAAATGATTGGCGCTTCCCGTAAGAATTTAGTGAATCAGTTTTTGTCAGAAGCTTTTTTAACAACACTACTGGCCCTTGGTTTTGCCTTATTACTGGTAAAATTACTATTGCCCGCTTTTAATACCTTCACCGAAAAACAATTAACCCTTAACTCCGCCACCGATTACCGGATCTGGCTCGGCTTAGGAATTATTATGTTGCTGGTAGGGCTTTTAGCGGGTATTTATCCGGCTTTGTTTCAGTCGCGGTTAAAGCCATTGGAATTATTTAAAAATAAAATGCCTGTAGGAAATGATAGTATTTCGCTGCGCCGGTTTTTGGTAGTATTGCAGTTTTCGGTTTCTATTACCATGATGGTTGCTACTTTAGTAGTTTACCAGCAAATGCTCTACGTGCAAACCAAAGACATGGGATTTACTAAAAGCCAATTGGTGGTAATAGATATAAACAGCGGCCAGGTTCGCCGGGGAGCCGGTACTATAAAAAATGAATTGGCTAAACTTCCCCGGGTAAAAGCAGTAACCGTTAGCTCGCGGGTGCCCGGTGAATGGAAAAACTTACCGAAAGTGAGTGTGAAAAATAGTAATACTACCGGAGAGATGCGCGAGATGTACTTCCTGGGCGTTGACGAGCAGTTTTTAGCTACTTATCAAATTAATTTGCTAAAAGGCCGCAACTTTAGAACCGGCAGCCTAGCCGATTCTACGGCGGTGTTGCTCAACGAAACGGCAGCCCGGCAACTCGGTATTCAGGAACCAGCCGAACAAATTGTGCAAATCCCGGCTACTAATTTTGGCGGCAACTCCGAGCCTTTAAAGCAGCCTTACCGGGTACGGGTGGTGGGTATTGTAAAAGATTTTAACTTTCAAACGTTGCGTGAGCCACTGGCTCCTATGGTCATAGCCTTTCAGAAAAATCCAATTCACAGTATTGATTATTTTACCGTTAGAATGGGGCCTGCTAATGCCAGCGAAACAATTAAACAAATGGAAGCGGTGTTGCATGGAGTAGATCAGGACCATTTATTTGAGTATCATTTTTTAGATGACCAGTGGAGCTTATTTTACCGCGATGATAAAATAAGACAAACTATTTTTCTGGCCGGTGCCGTACTTGCTATTCTGATTGGCTGTTTAGGTTTGTTTGGGCTGGCTACTTTTGCGGCCGAGCAGCGCACCAAAGAAATTGGTATTCGTAAAGTATTGGGAGCCAGTGTGCAAAGTATTGTTTTTATGCTTTCCAAAGATTTTCTGAAACTGGTATTACTGGCGGCTATTATTGCTTTTCCGGTGGCAGGGTATGCCATGCACCAATGGCTGCAGGATTTTGCTTTTCGCATTCATCTGGGTTGGTGGATTTTTGCTTTAGCCGGTGGTATGGCCTTATTGATTGCTTTATTTACCATTAGTTTTCAGGCCATTAAAGCGGCCGTAGCTAATCCGGTTAAAGCCTTAAGAAGCGAATGA
- a CDS encoding alpha/beta hydrolase-fold protein: protein MKNLIFFLYNLVLLICFLLHSSPVKAQKTNTLQDSLYSSILKETRKIQVILPENYKAGTSEKYDVLYILDGEWNTALAIQLYGFMEYARYIPKNMILVSVPNLYRKDLNLRDRDFTPSSVKEGPVSGGAAKFLAFLKNELIPYINNSFPTKKENNTLYGTSLGGMFAVYAFLQEPTLFKSYLTVEPSLWWDKGYLNKLAETKLTTMTGVNNTLWLSVRDGKDYHGMGVAAFDSILQKKAPSGLIWQVARYPDETHFSTIWKGVYDGLRFSYTGHLHEGNILLKPMNGLIVPGKPFIVECDNFFTNTLLRYTTNAQEPTLTSIALKKVNNFNFSEPTTLIVTSFSPRDEYTKTLHANFKTSAVLPAVSKPKAVQAGGLRYAYYIGDWEKWPDVKKLRPIQSGKAGKDFNVNKLQSQSGFACLLEGFLEVPEAGYYIFQMGDDSSSKVYVGKHLVLGNYNVPGAGQSYMVPLEKGFYPIRIEYLYKLGGNQLSPIWWKPAGKEDSPILPEQLYSRLK, encoded by the coding sequence TTGAAAAATTTGATTTTTTTTCTTTACAACCTTGTCCTGCTAATTTGTTTTCTGCTCCACAGCTCGCCAGTTAAAGCACAAAAAACAAATACGCTACAAGATTCCCTGTATTCTTCTATTTTAAAAGAAACCCGAAAAATTCAGGTTATTTTACCTGAAAATTACAAAGCAGGCACCTCGGAGAAGTACGATGTTCTGTACATTTTAGACGGTGAATGGAATACTGCTTTAGCTATACAACTCTATGGCTTTATGGAATATGCCCGGTACATACCTAAAAATATGATACTCGTAAGTGTTCCGAATTTGTATAGGAAGGATTTGAACTTGCGCGATAGAGATTTTACTCCTTCCTCGGTGAAAGAAGGTCCGGTTTCCGGGGGAGCGGCTAAATTCCTGGCTTTTCTTAAAAACGAATTAATCCCCTATATTAATAATTCGTTCCCCACTAAAAAAGAGAATAATACTTTATACGGTACTTCGCTGGGTGGCATGTTTGCGGTGTATGCTTTTTTGCAGGAGCCAACTTTGTTTAAATCGTACTTAACCGTGGAGCCCAGTTTATGGTGGGATAAGGGCTACTTAAATAAATTGGCCGAAACAAAACTCACCACCATGACGGGAGTGAATAATACGCTTTGGCTGTCGGTGCGCGATGGTAAGGATTATCACGGTATGGGCGTTGCCGCTTTTGATTCCATTCTGCAGAAAAAAGCGCCGTCCGGTTTAATTTGGCAAGTAGCCAGGTACCCGGATGAAACGCATTTCTCTACCATCTGGAAAGGGGTGTACGATGGTTTACGTTTCTCTTATACCGGCCACTTGCACGAAGGTAATATTTTACTAAAACCCATGAACGGGCTAATAGTACCGGGCAAACCTTTTATCGTAGAATGTGATAACTTTTTTACGAATACTTTATTGCGGTACACTACCAATGCGCAAGAACCCACTTTAACTTCAATTGCCTTAAAAAAAGTAAATAATTTTAATTTTTCGGAGCCCACTACTTTAATCGTTACCTCTTTCAGCCCCCGGGATGAGTATACCAAGACACTGCACGCTAATTTTAAAACTTCTGCTGTTTTACCAGCTGTTTCTAAACCGAAAGCCGTGCAAGCCGGAGGCCTTCGTTATGCGTACTACATTGGTGATTGGGAAAAATGGCCGGATGTAAAAAAGCTCAGGCCCATTCAATCCGGAAAAGCCGGTAAAGATTTTAATGTAAATAAGTTGCAAAGTCAAAGTGGGTTTGCCTGTCTGCTGGAAGGTTTCCTGGAAGTTCCGGAAGCGGGTTATTATATTTTTCAAATGGGCGACGATAGCTCTTCTAAGGTGTATGTGGGCAAGCATTTAGTACTAGGTAATTATAATGTTCCCGGAGCCGGACAGAGTTACATGGTGCCCCTGGAAAAAGGTTTTTATCCCATTCGCATCGAGTATTTGTATAAGTTAGGAGGTAATCAGCTCTCACCCATCTGGTGGAAACCGGCAGGTAAAGAAGATTCTCCTATCTTGCCTGAGCAACTTTATAGTCGCCTGAAATAG